The Fortiea contorta PCC 7126 genome has a segment encoding these proteins:
- a CDS encoding NblA/ycf18 family protein yields the protein MSQPIELSLEQQFNIHSFAHQVQHMSHEQAKDFLVKLYEQMVVREATYKELLKHQWGLDTGSTMA from the coding sequence ATGAGTCAACCAATCGAACTGTCTTTGGAACAGCAATTCAATATTCACTCATTTGCTCATCAAGTACAGCACATGAGTCATGAACAAGCTAAAGACTTTTTAGTCAAGCTGTATGAACAAATGGTAGTGCGGGAAGCAACTTACAAAGAGTTGTTGAAGCACCAGTGGGGCTTAGATACAGGTTCCACTATGGCATAG
- a CDS encoding serine/threonine protein kinase produces MSDPNIGRLLSKRYQLQELIGTGAMGRVYRAKDILLGGVPVAVKFLALSIQNEKMRLQDRFEREAKTCALLGQKSIHIVRVMDYGVDEKNTPFYVMEYLQGKSLSNVIRLESLSLKRFFSMVRQICLGLQCAHDGILVDGAICPIIHRDIKPSNLLVIQDPSFGELIKVLDFGIAKLLQSDSNVTSYYLGTLAYSSPEQMEGKELDNRSDIYSLGVMMFEMLTGKMPLVVSTSSFGAWYRTHRHEPPRSFAEVAPKLQLPKQVEDLVMSCLAKTAGDRPQNISEILKTLVSIEQNYHTQGIRSTSNLQTNLAIVKVESVQKTPKKALSPQEVNHIYSWPPDKPIADIVFPQSIHSNGEILPALWVMLPQQEIQKRLVCTRYNQFLFITVPHPMLLWITVIYNRKHGPKWLSYYLDLKTSLGQEITQLLGRAGYYKLLFFARETPERCYHILLSSIAPAQRQRLQQWVTSSQVLVSSAEPQMSKSLLKNEYEKIKPAILTKLEAMNTDSAYDLSG; encoded by the coding sequence ATGTCAGACCCCAACATCGGTCGTCTACTCAGTAAACGCTACCAACTTCAAGAATTAATCGGTACTGGAGCTATGGGGAGAGTTTATCGTGCTAAGGATATTTTGCTGGGGGGTGTACCCGTTGCTGTCAAGTTTCTCGCTCTATCTATTCAAAACGAAAAAATGCGCTTGCAAGATCGTTTTGAGCGAGAAGCAAAAACCTGTGCTTTGTTGGGACAAAAAAGCATCCACATTGTGCGCGTCATGGACTATGGCGTAGATGAAAAAAACACACCATTCTATGTCATGGAGTATTTGCAAGGCAAAAGTCTTAGCAACGTCATTCGTCTGGAAAGTTTGTCCTTAAAAAGATTTTTCAGCATGGTGCGTCAAATCTGTTTAGGATTACAATGCGCTCATGATGGTATTTTAGTAGACGGCGCCATCTGTCCAATTATTCACCGCGATATTAAACCTAGCAATCTGCTGGTGATTCAAGACCCCAGTTTTGGAGAGTTAATTAAGGTTCTGGACTTTGGAATTGCCAAGTTACTACAGTCGGATAGCAATGTCACTAGCTATTATCTGGGTACTCTGGCTTATTCTTCTCCTGAACAAATGGAGGGTAAAGAACTAGATAACCGCTCAGACATATATAGTTTGGGTGTAATGATGTTTGAGATGTTGACGGGTAAAATGCCTTTGGTGGTGAGTACCTCCTCTTTTGGCGCATGGTACAGGACACATCGTCATGAACCACCACGTTCCTTTGCAGAAGTTGCGCCCAAATTGCAATTACCCAAACAGGTAGAAGATTTAGTCATGAGTTGTCTAGCCAAGACAGCCGGCGATCGCCCTCAAAACATCAGTGAAATTCTCAAAACTTTAGTATCCATAGAACAGAATTACCACACTCAGGGAATTCGCTCCACCAGTAATCTGCAGACAAATCTAGCTATAGTTAAGGTGGAATCTGTGCAGAAAACTCCCAAAAAAGCCCTTTCTCCCCAGGAAGTTAATCATATTTACTCCTGGCCCCCGGATAAACCCATTGCTGATATTGTTTTTCCCCAGTCTATTCATAGCAACGGAGAGATTTTACCTGCTCTGTGGGTGATGTTACCACAGCAGGAGATTCAAAAGCGTCTGGTCTGTACTCGCTACAATCAATTTCTGTTTATCACTGTTCCTCATCCCATGCTCCTCTGGATTACCGTGATTTACAACCGTAAGCATGGCCCTAAATGGTTATCTTATTACCTTGACTTGAAAACCAGTCTAGGTCAGGAAATCACCCAACTATTGGGACGCGCAGGTTATTACAAGCTATTATTTTTTGCTAGAGAGACACCGGAGCGCTGTTATCATATACTGCTTTCTAGCATTGCTCCTGCTCAACGCCAAAGACTACAACAGTGGGTCACAAGCAGCCAAGTTCTGGTATCTTCTGCTGAACCACAAATGAGTAAAAGTTTACTCAAAAATGAATACGAGAAAATCAAACCCGCGATTTTGACCAAGCTAGAAGCGATGAATACAGATTCTGCCTACGATCTCTCCGGTTAG
- a CDS encoding anhydro-N-acetylmuramic acid kinase, with protein MSSVNQSITRVIGLISGTSVDGIDAALVEIIGTDFDLKIELVARATYPYPAQLRERILAVCAGDAISMAELAQIDDAIALAFAQAAQDIQIGQQPATLIGSHGQTVYHRPPHPSLGYSLQLGRGALIAHQTGITTISNFRVADIAVGGHGAPLVPRVDAFLLSHPQAGRCIQNIGGIGNVAYIPPRHGEWLSKIRGWDTGPGNSLLDLAVEHLSAGAKTYDQDGKWAASGTPCLNLVAQWLNQDYFHLPPPKSTGRELFGVSYLQQCLQDAEPHQLSPADFLATLTELTAASIAHSYRLFLPEMPQQVLLCGGGSRNLYLKQRLQFLLSSIPVLTTDEAGLNADFKEAIAFAVLAYWRQMNLPGNLPAATGAFEEIPLGEVHPAYQAT; from the coding sequence ATGTCTTCAGTAAATCAGAGCATCACTCGTGTTATTGGTTTAATTAGTGGCACATCCGTAGACGGTATAGACGCCGCTTTGGTAGAAATTATCGGTACAGATTTCGATCTCAAAATTGAGTTAGTCGCTAGAGCCACCTATCCCTACCCCGCCCAACTCAGGGAAAGAATTTTAGCGGTTTGTGCTGGCGATGCCATCTCCATGGCAGAATTAGCACAGATAGATGATGCGATCGCCTTAGCCTTTGCTCAAGCCGCCCAAGATATCCAAATTGGTCAACAGCCAGCAACCTTAATTGGTTCCCACGGTCAAACTGTTTACCATCGACCGCCCCATCCTTCATTGGGTTACAGTTTACAACTTGGTCGTGGTGCTTTGATTGCTCACCAGACAGGAATTACCACCATCAGTAACTTTCGCGTCGCAGATATTGCTGTTGGCGGTCATGGCGCCCCTTTAGTACCCAGAGTTGACGCCTTTTTGCTTAGTCATCCCCAAGCAGGGCGTTGTATTCAAAATATTGGCGGTATCGGTAATGTTGCGTATATTCCCCCACGCCATGGTGAGTGGCTCTCTAAAATTCGGGGTTGGGATACTGGGCCTGGAAATAGCCTACTGGATCTAGCGGTAGAGCACTTAAGTGCAGGTGCAAAGACGTATGATCAAGATGGCAAATGGGCAGCTAGCGGTACTCCCTGTTTAAATTTAGTTGCACAATGGCTCAACCAAGATTACTTTCACCTACCCCCACCGAAATCTACTGGTAGAGAGCTATTTGGTGTGAGCTATTTGCAACAATGTTTACAAGACGCCGAACCGCATCAACTCAGCCCAGCGGATTTCTTGGCGACACTGACAGAACTAACAGCCGCTTCTATTGCTCACAGTTACCGCCTGTTTTTACCGGAAATGCCCCAGCAAGTATTATTATGTGGTGGTGGTAGTCGCAATCTTTATTTAAAGCAACGCTTACAGTTTTTGTTGTCGTCAATACCAGTGTTGACCACCGATGAAGCAGGTTTGAATGCAGATTTTAAAGAAGCGATCGCCTTTGCAGTTCTCGCCTACTGGCGACAAATGAACCTTCCTGGAAACCTCCCCGCAGCCACCGGTGCCTTTGAGGAAATACCATTAGGAGAAGTACACCCGGCGTATCAAGCAACATAG
- a CDS encoding FHA domain-containing protein — protein sequence MTEISKSRVFAVKNSPIMAELQQQELERQLSLFQLFRKLYEHHSDLLEEIFQLENIKQRSLRGVGNYYIQGVVDASAVYLMTNLSEKKSQRLQQPQGIWTIGSDSNSGIQIAEAYLSERHGAIQYVEGQGFYLIDFNSTNGSFVNGEPVYQPTLIKDGDRLRLGGITFNFFENSTCCTLPTVAVELLMQLVPRLDSDSATLVNIHQDISNQLTPIQNEVIEVHRESSLIADLEPERLDSFTAEEKSEILDRLFRQQATDNCR from the coding sequence ATGACCGAAATCAGCAAGTCGCGTGTGTTCGCAGTCAAAAACTCGCCGATAATGGCCGAGTTACAACAGCAAGAACTAGAAAGGCAATTGAGTTTATTTCAATTATTTCGCAAGTTGTATGAACACCACAGCGACCTTTTAGAGGAGATTTTCCAGTTAGAGAATATAAAACAGCGATCGCTCAGGGGTGTCGGGAATTATTATATACAAGGTGTCGTAGATGCTTCTGCGGTATATCTGATGACTAACCTCAGTGAAAAAAAGTCACAAAGGTTACAACAACCACAGGGAATTTGGACAATAGGCAGTGATAGCAATAGCGGAATTCAGATTGCTGAAGCGTATTTATCTGAGCGTCATGGGGCTATTCAATACGTTGAAGGACAAGGTTTTTATTTAATCGACTTTAATAGTACTAACGGCTCCTTCGTCAATGGTGAGCCAGTGTATCAACCGACACTCATTAAAGATGGCGATCGCCTGCGATTAGGTGGTATAACTTTTAATTTTTTCGAGAATTCTACCTGTTGCACTCTACCAACTGTGGCAGTAGAATTACTGATGCAACTTGTACCTCGCCTGGATAGCGATTCAGCAACTTTGGTGAATATTCACCAAGACATATCAAATCAACTGACTCCGATACAGAACGAAGTCATAGAAGTTCACCGAGAATCCAGCTTAATTGCAGATTTGGAACCTGAGCGATTAGATAGCTTCACCGCAGAGGAGAAGTCAGAAATTTTAGACCGTTTATTTCGCCAACAAGCAACTGATAATTGCCGTTAA
- the recA gene encoding recombinase RecA: protein MATNTDTSGKQKALNIVLNQIERSFGKGAIMRLGDATRMRVETISTGALTLDLALGGGLPKGRVIEIYGPESSGKTTVALHALAEVQKNGGIAAFVDAEHALDPTYAQALGVDIENLLVSQPDTGESALEIVDQLVRSAAVDIVVIDSVAALVPRAEIEGDMGDAHVGLQARLMSQALRKITGNIGKSGCTVIFINQLRQKIGVTYGSPETTTGGNALKFYASVRLDIRRIQTLKKGTDEFGNRVKVKVAKNKVAPPFRIAEFDIIFGKGVSTLGCLVDLAEETGVLLRKGAWYSYNGDNISQGRDNAIKFLEEKPEFAEKIKQQVREKLDKGAVVSANSVAKSSEDEEEEEIELEEE, encoded by the coding sequence ATGGCTACCAACACCGATACTTCTGGCAAGCAAAAAGCGCTAAACATTGTACTAAACCAGATTGAGCGCAGCTTCGGTAAAGGAGCAATCATGCGCTTGGGTGATGCAACCCGGATGCGGGTAGAGACAATCTCCACAGGGGCGCTCACCCTAGATTTAGCATTAGGTGGCGGTTTACCTAAAGGACGGGTGATTGAAATCTATGGCCCCGAAAGTTCCGGTAAGACCACAGTAGCCCTACACGCCCTCGCTGAAGTGCAAAAAAATGGCGGTATAGCCGCCTTTGTTGATGCTGAACACGCCCTTGATCCTACCTACGCCCAAGCATTGGGTGTGGATATTGAAAATCTCCTGGTTTCCCAACCAGACACTGGCGAATCAGCTTTAGAAATTGTCGATCAGTTAGTCCGCTCTGCAGCAGTGGATATTGTCGTTATTGACTCAGTAGCAGCACTGGTTCCCCGCGCTGAAATTGAAGGCGATATGGGCGATGCTCATGTTGGTTTGCAAGCGCGGTTAATGAGTCAAGCTCTACGTAAAATTACTGGGAATATAGGTAAATCTGGCTGTACGGTAATATTTATCAACCAGTTGCGACAAAAAATCGGTGTCACCTACGGTAGCCCAGAAACCACCACTGGTGGTAACGCATTGAAATTTTACGCTTCGGTGCGCCTAGATATTCGCCGGATTCAAACCTTGAAGAAAGGTACAGACGAATTTGGGAACAGAGTTAAAGTCAAAGTTGCGAAAAATAAAGTCGCACCACCTTTTAGAATCGCCGAGTTTGACATTATTTTTGGTAAAGGGGTTTCCACCTTGGGTTGTCTTGTGGATTTAGCGGAAGAAACCGGGGTTTTACTCCGCAAAGGTGCGTGGTACAGCTACAACGGTGATAACATTTCCCAAGGAAGAGACAATGCGATTAAGTTTTTAGAAGAAAAACCCGAATTTGCGGAAAAAATTAAACAGCAAGTGCGTGAAAAACTCGATAAAGGAGCGGTGGTTTCTGCTAACTCTGTGGCTAAGTCTAGCGAAGATGAAGAAGAGGAAGAAATCGAATTAGAAGAAGAATAA
- a CDS encoding secondary thiamine-phosphate synthase enzyme YjbQ — protein MTHYQKLLRVSTTGKSFYNITAKIAAIVAESGVETGLCTLFLRHTSASLVIQENADPDVLVDLADFMARLVPESGKYIHDAEGADDMPAHIRTALTHTSEHIPINSGYLVLGTWQGIYIWEHRQRSHTRELVVHISG, from the coding sequence ATGACTCATTACCAAAAGCTACTGAGAGTTTCCACAACTGGCAAATCCTTCTATAATATCACAGCCAAAATTGCGGCGATCGTTGCTGAATCGGGGGTAGAAACGGGATTGTGTACTTTATTTTTACGCCACACTTCCGCTAGTCTGGTGATTCAAGAAAATGCTGACCCTGATGTGCTGGTGGATTTAGCCGATTTCATGGCTAGACTTGTCCCCGAATCTGGTAAGTATATTCACGATGCTGAAGGTGCTGATGATATGCCAGCACACATTCGTACTGCGCTGACTCACACCTCGGAACATATCCCGATAAATAGCGGTTATTTAGTGTTGGGTACTTGGCAAGGTATCTATATTTGGGAACATCGTCAACGAAGTCACACGCGGGAGTTGGTTGTGCACATTTCGGGATAA
- a CDS encoding Nif3-like dinuclear metal center hexameric protein gives MKIADLISWFEAWANPAWCESWDNCGWQVEPGVLQSEARVLVCLTPTLAVMQEAISLGANLIFAHHPLIFNPLKSLRTGEAIAEMIRLALIHNIGIYSAHTNFDQVDDGTADVLAQILELQAVSPVVSTQTGLGYGRVGSLAPALTLEDLLSLIHKRLAPAHLLVSPIADLQQVISRIAVLGGSGASYISAVVKTGAEAYLTADCKFHQFQESRDRHLILIDAGHYATERPACDRLVQKFRSLHVDWVQLSSKDEDFRWFFP, from the coding sequence ATGAAAATAGCTGATTTAATTAGTTGGTTTGAAGCATGGGCTAATCCGGCTTGGTGTGAAAGCTGGGATAATTGCGGTTGGCAGGTTGAGCCAGGGGTTTTGCAGTCTGAGGCTAGGGTTTTGGTCTGTTTAACTCCGACTTTGGCGGTGATGCAAGAGGCGATCTCTCTTGGTGCTAATCTGATATTTGCTCACCATCCGCTGATTTTTAACCCTCTCAAATCTCTACGCACTGGAGAGGCGATCGCAGAAATGATCAGGTTGGCTTTGATTCATAATATCGGTATCTACAGCGCCCATACTAATTTTGATCAAGTCGATGATGGTACGGCTGACGTTTTGGCGCAAATTCTAGAATTGCAAGCAGTTTCTCCTGTAGTATCAACCCAAACAGGTTTGGGTTATGGGCGGGTGGGGTCGCTTGCGCCTGCTTTAACTTTAGAAGATTTACTCTCATTGATCCACAAGCGGCTTGCGCCCGCCCACCTGCTAGTTTCGCCAATTGCAGATTTGCAACAAGTCATTTCCAGAATTGCTGTTTTGGGTGGTTCGGGGGCTAGTTATATTTCAGCGGTGGTGAAAACTGGGGCTGAAGCTTATTTGACGGCTGATTGTAAGTTCCACCAGTTCCAAGAAAGCCGCGATCGCCATCTGATTTTAATCGATGCTGGACATTATGCCACTGAACGCCCGGCGTGCGATCGCTTAGTACAAAAATTTCGCTCTCTTCACGTCGATTGGGTGCAATTGAGCAGCAAAGATGAGGATTTCCGCTGGTTTTTTCCTTAG
- a CDS encoding DUF6679 family protein translates to MLHRKIYQLCCDGREVCVFLRDQQRWIERARIIDIEGDLVTLRYETDEEDEVCSWEEMVRLESIGAVTQKLASVPRGNVEPLMTEDCPEAERIRNRYTDSNPE, encoded by the coding sequence ATGCTACACCGCAAGATTTATCAGTTGTGTTGCGATGGGCGGGAAGTATGCGTATTCTTGCGGGACCAGCAACGCTGGATCGAACGCGCCCGCATCATCGACATAGAGGGAGATTTAGTCACCCTACGTTATGAAACAGACGAAGAGGACGAAGTCTGTTCTTGGGAAGAGATGGTTCGTCTCGAAAGCATTGGCGCTGTAACACAAAAATTAGCTTCGGTGCCACGCGGTAATGTAGAACCACTGATGACTGAGGACTGTCCCGAAGCCGAACGCATCCGCAACCGTTACACAGATTCAAATCCTGAATAG
- a CDS encoding MBL fold metallo-hydrolase, giving the protein MRDKLSASSRVDTTETSELECLPYSVQHHDEGVCLLVRMGPYRIMLDCGLGEISSLAQGLTQLAPADLVLVSHAHPDHARGLLALHQAFPLLPIYSSEVTSKLLSLNWLDQGLSKIPQFCQALPLRSPVEFQEGLVAELFPAGHLPGAVAILLTYTNSEGSYKLLYTGDFFLSNSRLVEGLRLEELRGIDLDVLIIEGTYGTSRHTHRRHQENQLAERIHRAIADNCSVLLPTPALGLGQELLMLLRSHHHFTGRDLNIWVDGAVAIGCDAYLELLPHLPSSVQNFARHQPLFWDERVRPRVRRLQAEHRQAVGHTPCIVLTDSTADFSQYCQPDSGPWLILLPEKIDIQVNQTYPAPTTIESYLLAQHSDGPGTTQLIHNLRPQHVVFIHGSPSYLADLTSLEELQNRYHLHSPAAGILVELHIGETFLQPAAPETNYEGELTELGTVVTITIPETITTDPRWQQFADTGLIEARWQGEELVLRGLSQRELLNQNSDRFAWNDIECCGTCRYQRGQRCWNSSSPLYNFRVTLEGYCPAFERLNDHEK; this is encoded by the coding sequence ATGAGGGATAAGCTGTCGGCGTCCTCTCGCGTTGACACTACAGAGACAAGCGAATTAGAATGTCTGCCTTATAGTGTTCAGCATCACGATGAGGGTGTATGTCTATTAGTGCGGATGGGGCCATACCGCATTATGCTAGACTGCGGCTTGGGTGAGATTTCATCTCTGGCTCAGGGACTAACTCAGTTAGCACCAGCGGATTTGGTCTTAGTTAGCCATGCTCACCCAGATCATGCTAGAGGACTGCTGGCACTCCATCAAGCCTTCCCACTTTTACCTATATATAGTAGCGAGGTAACTAGTAAGTTGCTGTCGCTCAATTGGTTAGACCAAGGTTTATCAAAAATTCCCCAATTTTGTCAGGCCTTGCCATTGCGATCGCCTGTAGAATTTCAAGAAGGTTTAGTAGCAGAATTATTTCCCGCTGGACACTTACCAGGGGCAGTAGCAATTTTACTCACTTATACCAACTCAGAGGGGAGTTACAAGCTACTGTATACAGGAGACTTTTTCTTATCTAACTCGCGGTTGGTTGAAGGTCTGCGTTTAGAAGAATTACGGGGAATAGACTTAGATGTGTTAATCATTGAAGGTACTTATGGCACATCTCGTCACACCCACCGTCGCCACCAAGAAAACCAATTAGCAGAGCGAATTCATCGCGCGATCGCGGATAATTGTTCAGTATTACTCCCCACACCCGCATTAGGGCTAGGTCAAGAACTGTTGATGTTGTTACGCAGCCATCACCACTTCACCGGACGCGACTTAAACATTTGGGTTGATGGTGCTGTTGCTATTGGCTGCGATGCTTATCTAGAACTCTTACCCCATCTCCCCTCATCAGTACAGAATTTCGCCCGCCATCAACCGTTATTTTGGGATGAACGAGTGCGTCCCCGCGTGCGTCGTTTGCAAGCAGAACATCGTCAAGCTGTAGGACATACGCCCTGTATCGTCCTCACCGATTCCACAGCCGATTTCAGCCAATACTGTCAACCAGACAGCGGCCCTTGGCTAATTCTGCTCCCGGAAAAAATTGATATCCAAGTTAATCAAACATATCCAGCGCCCACAACCATAGAAAGTTATTTGCTGGCGCAACACAGCGACGGGCCAGGTACAACCCAGCTAATTCATAATTTGCGTCCGCAACATGTCGTTTTCATCCACGGTTCACCCTCTTATTTAGCAGACCTCACCAGCTTAGAAGAACTACAAAACCGTTATCATCTCCATTCTCCAGCCGCGGGCATTTTAGTAGAATTACACATTGGCGAGACATTTTTACAACCTGCTGCACCAGAAACCAATTACGAAGGTGAGCTGACGGAGTTGGGAACTGTAGTCACAATAACCATTCCTGAAACTATCACCACTGATCCGCGTTGGCAACAATTTGCTGATACTGGATTAATTGAAGCTCGTTGGCAAGGAGAAGAATTAGTATTGCGGGGATTGTCGCAGCGAGAACTGCTCAACCAAAATAGCGATCGCTTTGCTTGGAATGATATAGAATGCTGTGGTACGTGCCGATATCAGCGAGGCCAGCGCTGCTGGAACTCCTCTTCCCCGCTTTATAATTTTAGAGTCACACTGGAAGGTTATTGCCCGGCTTTTGAGCGCCTCAATGATCATGAAAAGTAA
- a CDS encoding dienelactone hydrolase family protein encodes MTTTEIHTRQIQISNGDLQIDAYLAEPANEGVFPAVIVIQEIFGVNIHIREVTQRLAQEGYVAIAPAIFQRTAPGFEVGYTPEDVQLGRKYKDQTTADELLSDITAAIAYLQNLPNVNPNAIGSIGFCFGGHVVYLAATLPDIKATASFYGGGIPTFTPGGGQPTITRTSEIKSIIYTFFGLEDQGITLENTQQIESELQKHQIPHAVFRYPDADHGFFCNHRASYNPTAAADAWKQVLQLFHTNLQNI; translated from the coding sequence ATGACAACTACAGAAATTCATACCCGTCAAATTCAAATTTCTAATGGGGATTTGCAAATCGATGCTTATTTAGCTGAACCTGCAAATGAGGGGGTTTTCCCCGCTGTAATTGTCATCCAAGAAATATTTGGGGTGAATATTCACATTCGAGAAGTAACTCAAAGGTTAGCACAAGAAGGATATGTAGCGATCGCCCCCGCCATATTTCAACGCACTGCTCCTGGTTTTGAGGTGGGATACACTCCTGAAGATGTGCAATTGGGGAGAAAATACAAAGACCAAACTACAGCCGATGAATTATTAAGTGATATTACCGCAGCGATCGCTTATTTGCAAAACTTACCCAATGTTAATCCAAATGCGATCGGTTCTATAGGCTTTTGTTTTGGTGGTCATGTCGTTTATTTAGCCGCCACACTACCAGATATCAAAGCTACAGCTTCCTTTTATGGTGGCGGTATTCCCACCTTTACACCCGGTGGTGGTCAACCCACCATCACCCGCACCTCAGAAATCAAAAGTATCATTTACACTTTTTTTGGACTAGAAGACCAGGGAATTACCTTAGAAAACACACAACAGATAGAATCAGAATTACAAAAACACCAAATCCCTCACGCTGTGTTTCGCTATCCAGACGCCGACCACGGCTTTTTCTGCAACCATCGCGCCAGCTACAACCCCACAGCAGCAGCTGATGCTTGGAAACAAGTTTTACAACTTTTCCACACCAACCTGCAAAACATTTAA
- the xth gene encoding exodeoxyribonuclease III, translating to MKIATWNVNSIRIRLEQVSSWLQQNPVDVLCLQETKVIDGDFPRSPLEALGYHVYFSGQKAYNGVALISRQPLTNISTSFQPIIPNLEPELDAQKRLITGVINQIRIVNLYVPNGSAVGSEKYVYKLKWLAVLQEYLKLLLTSQSAICVCGDFNIALEAIDIHDKVNPENHIMASEPERQALRNILSLGFADAFRKFTTEGGHYTWWDYRTAAFRRNLGWRIDHHYLTPALYERATSCIIDVAPRKLTQPSDHAPVIVELAVGNGK from the coding sequence ATGAAAATAGCCACGTGGAATGTGAACTCAATTCGGATTCGCCTAGAACAGGTGAGCAGTTGGTTACAACAAAATCCTGTTGACGTCCTCTGCTTACAAGAAACAAAAGTTATTGATGGCGATTTTCCGCGATCGCCTCTAGAAGCACTGGGTTATCACGTTTATTTCTCTGGACAAAAGGCTTACAATGGCGTCGCTCTCATCAGTCGCCAACCACTGACAAACATCAGTACAAGTTTTCAACCCATCATACCCAATTTAGAGCCAGAACTAGATGCACAAAAACGATTGATTACTGGCGTCATTAATCAAATTCGGATTGTTAATCTTTATGTACCTAATGGTTCTGCTGTGGGGAGCGAAAAATATGTTTATAAACTCAAATGGTTAGCAGTTTTGCAAGAGTATTTAAAATTACTGCTGACATCACAATCAGCTATCTGTGTTTGTGGCGATTTTAATATTGCTTTAGAAGCCATAGATATTCATGATAAAGTGAATCCAGAAAATCACATCATGGCGTCAGAACCAGAACGTCAAGCCTTAAGGAATATTTTATCTCTAGGATTCGCTGATGCTTTTCGCAAATTTACCACTGAAGGTGGACACTACACTTGGTGGGATTATCGCACAGCAGCTTTTCGGCGCAACTTAGGCTGGCGAATTGACCATCATTATCTAACACCGGCGTTGTATGAACGTGCTACAAGTTGCATTATTGATGTTGCACCGAGAAAGTTGACTCAACCTAGTGATCATGCACCAGTAATTGTGGAATTAGCGGTGGGGAATGGAAAGTAG
- a CDS encoding glycosyltransferase family 4 protein: MKIAQVAPLWERVPPPSYGGIELVVSQLTDELVRRGHEVTLFASGDSQTLANLEAVCPCALRQDPNVEDYAVYEKLQLSQVYQRAMEFDIIHSHVGISALPLASLVSTPTVHTLHGNFTKDNEKIFSQHQKQLYASISRAQRQVNLNYVDTVYNGINLEDYPFQEQPQEPQYLAFLGRFSPEKGPHHAISIARQTGRRLKMAGKVNVSESEFFTKEIVPYIDGQQIEYLGEVSHREKAELLGNAAATLFPITWQEPFGLVMIESMATGTPVIAMNFGSVPEVIVHGKTGFVCQSFEQMARAIPRALELNRQACREHVATNFSLSQMVNGYQMIYEQILKDRIDLNGRIRAMKFRF; the protein is encoded by the coding sequence ATGAAAATCGCTCAAGTTGCGCCTTTATGGGAACGAGTTCCACCTCCTAGTTATGGAGGAATTGAACTGGTGGTTAGTCAGTTGACCGATGAGTTAGTGCGTCGCGGTCATGAAGTAACCTTGTTTGCTTCTGGTGATTCACAAACTTTGGCTAATTTAGAAGCAGTTTGTCCATGTGCTTTGCGCCAAGACCCAAATGTCGAAGACTATGCAGTATATGAAAAGCTGCAACTAAGCCAAGTTTACCAGCGAGCAATGGAATTCGATATTATTCACTCCCATGTAGGCATTTCGGCATTACCTTTAGCGAGTTTGGTTTCAACACCAACCGTGCACACCTTGCACGGTAACTTCACAAAAGATAACGAGAAGATTTTTAGCCAGCACCAAAAGCAACTCTACGCCAGCATTAGTAGGGCGCAACGTCAAGTTAACTTAAACTATGTTGACACAGTTTATAACGGCATCAATCTTGAAGATTATCCATTTCAAGAACAACCACAAGAACCGCAATATTTAGCATTTTTAGGACGTTTTTCGCCAGAAAAAGGCCCGCATCATGCGATCTCTATTGCAAGACAAACTGGTCGGCGGTTGAAAATGGCAGGAAAAGTTAACGTCAGCGAGTCTGAGTTTTTTACAAAAGAAATTGTCCCCTACATTGATGGTCAGCAAATTGAATATCTGGGTGAAGTCAGCCACAGGGAAAAAGCTGAACTTCTAGGAAACGCAGCCGCAACTCTGTTTCCTATCACTTGGCAAGAACCTTTTGGTTTAGTCATGATTGAATCAATGGCAACTGGTACACCAGTCATCGCCATGAATTTTGGTTCAGTACCAGAAGTGATTGTTCATGGGAAAACGGGTTTTGTTTGCCAAAGCTTTGAGCAAATGGCTCGCGCTATTCCTCGCGCTTTGGAATTAAATCGACAAGCCTGCAGAGAACACGTAGCAACTAACTTTAGCCTGAGCCAAATGGTTAACGGCTACCAGATGATTTACGAACAAATTTTAAAAGATCGCATAGACTTGAATGGGCGCATTCGTGCTATGAAATTCCGCTTTTAA